The Ananas comosus cultivar F153 unplaced genomic scaffold, ASM154086v1, whole genome shotgun sequence region TATCCGAGATCAAGGATAACCAAACCTGTGCAATTTTGCAACGAAGGAAATTCCCCAGAGAAACCattactattaaattttagcAGCGAAATATATTTCGACGAGCAAAGGGAGTCAGGGATCCTCCCAACAAGATTATTTGTTGACACATCGATAACAGAAAGGTACTCTTGTGACTTCCCGATACATTCAGGAATTTCTCCTGACAAGTTGTTGTTTGATAGATCGAGAACTGTCAAAAAAGTTGATTCACATAGAGCAGATGATATACGACCACTAATGTCATTATTTGACAAGAATAAGTAATCCATCTGTGGCAATACAATGTTTGGAAGTACTCCAGTGAAAAAATTATTGGAGAGATCGATGATTTGAAGATTATGTGGCAGAGATGGTAGCGGGCCTTCAAATTGATTTGAGCTCAAATTCAAGTACCATAGCTTTGTAGAGCCCATTAACAATGGCAATCTCCCCTTGATTTGGTTTTCGGAAAGATCtgaataagaaataaaatgagACATATTCCAAAACCAGCTAGGAAGAGTATCTGCAATTTTGCTTTTTGACAAATCCAGCAATTCAAGTTGCGATTGACTTTTGAGCCATGCTGGAAAATTGGGACCCAGTTGGCAGGAGGCTAGAAAAATCTCTTTAAGTTGGAAAGGAGGAACCCAATCATCGCGAACTCGCACAGTGAAAGCATTCAATGACAGGTCTAAGTGTTGTATTTTTCTTAGGTAAGAAAGTTCGATATCAGATACGACACCATCCAATgaattattatatagatatagagaAATTAAATTTGGAAGTTTCCAAACTCCTATAGGAATTGAACCACTGAGCAAGTTTGAACCGAGATCTATGTCTGTGAGGCTATTCATTTGTTCGAGCCATCCTGATAAATTCCCTCTGAAGTTATTGTCACTGAGATATAAAGTCTGTAAATTGTTGCGCACGCATCGTGGTAGCATCTCAACCCATTCCATGATTTCCCCACCAATACTGAAACTTGACAAATCTAGTGAACGCAAGTTGCATAAATATCTTAATGCTTTTGGATTCATACCTTTAAAATAATTACCTCCTAAGAAGAGAACATTAAGAGTGCTCAAATGTAGAAGCTCATCAGAAATAACACCATAAAACTCATTGTATCTTAAGTCAAGATAAGTGATGCTTGTAAAATTCCGCAGCCATGTGGGTAAAGTGGAGTTTATGAAGTTACCTCTAAGATCAAGCACCTTGAGAGTTGTAAGGTTGAAATGTGACAGAGATGTAGAAATGCCAGGAAGTGAACAGTCAACCAAATGTAGCACTTTCAACGAAGGAAGCATATTTACAGCATGCAACCAATCTGTAGAAGTATTCAGATTCACACCGCTCAAA contains the following coding sequences:
- the LOC109705164 gene encoding probable leucine-rich repeat receptor-like protein kinase At1g35710: MNNFSENSIPPYLGSFKNLRYLNLSYLNFGGTIPPQIGNLSKLRYLDLSFDSTFSGITLRVDDILWLTRLSSLKYLDLSGVNLNTSTDWLHAVNMLPSLKVLHLVDCSLPGISTSLSHFNLTTLKVLDLRGNFINSTLPTWLRNFTSITYLDLRYNEFYGVISDELLHLSTLNVLFLGGNYFKGMNPKALRYLCNLRSLDLSSFSIGGEIMEWVEMLPRCVRNNLQTLYLSDNNFRGNLSGWLEQMNSLTDIDLGSNLLSGSIPIGVWKLPNLISLYLYNNSLDGVVSDIELSYLRKIQHLDLSLNAFTVRVRDDWVPPFQLKEIFLASCQLGPNFPAWLKSQSQLELLDLSKSKIADTLPSWFWNMSHFISYSDLSENQIKGRLPLLMGSTKLWYLNLSSNQFEGPLPSLPHNLQIIDLSNNFFTGVLPNIVLPQMDYLFLSNNDISGRISSALCESTFLTVLDLSNNNLSGEIPECIGKSQEYLSVIDVSTNNLVGRIPDSLCSSKYISLLKFNSNGFSGEFPSLQNCTGLVILDLGYNKFSGIIPFWIGESLTLLMVLQLRSNMFSGGIPEQIAQLGSLQVLDLSSNNLSGPLPRSLGNFSWKALKQGRIDRINNISVYYSVSISLDIKGEELPIWKILYLFESIDLSNNNLSGEIPDEITDLQTQQYLNLSRNNLIGHIPEKIGEMQSLESLDLAMNKLSGNIPQSLSALTYLSYLNLSYNNLSGVIPTGNQLQTLDDPSIYIGNPYLCGPPSTRNCSANEINYKDNEGPKDKFDWLWIYFSVVLGYLFGFAVFCGVLLLSNAWRNAYFSMIDIICDKLCIVTKVTLTRLKQRHRG